A single genomic interval of Porphyromonas sp. oral taxon 275 harbors:
- the ftsH gene encoding ATP-dependent zinc metalloprotease FtsH has translation MIESSKPNKPRRGFNLFGKELWIYAIILGILGALFLWDGGSAETKSVSWDEFQRLAKQESFSKIIVDRGEHTAVGMLRPSQSDSLYSVGKSPIFGRVQPERTRSVETEIPSVDRFDKFYEEQAIRARVQYKESRSGLLSLVLNFLPLVIIIGFWIIMLRRQSSAMGGGMGGALSIGKSKARLFDKDTASVTFKDVAGLHEAKEEVEEIVHFLKNPAKYTQLGGKIPKGALLVGPPGTGKTLLAKAVAGEAHVPFFSLAGSDFVEMFVGVGASRVRDLFETAKQKAPCIIFIDEIDAIGRARGQKNSLGGNDERENTLNQLLTEMDGFGTNSGIIILAATNRAEILDPALLRAGRFDRQIYVDLPDVNDRKEIFLVHLRPLKIDETVDIELLARRTPGFSGADIANICNEAALIAARAGKDFVSREDFMNAIDRVVGGLEKKNKITTEEERRSIALHEAGHATVSWHLRYANPLVKVTIVPRGKALGAAWYLPEERQITTTQALRDQICATLAGRAAEELLLGRISTGAANDLEHTTKIAYAMVAYYGMSERLPNLNYYDMQSDGYGLTKPYSDKTAELIDQEASRIVQEEYDRAKATILAHRAGLEALAELLLEREVIYTEDVEHIFGKRAWESRADELMRLNAEQQPAPSTETSSPAPASDTDRAAETEPPAPSDV, from the coding sequence ATGATAGAATCAAGTAAGCCAAACAAGCCGCGCCGAGGCTTCAACCTCTTCGGTAAGGAGCTTTGGATCTACGCCATCATCCTCGGGATCCTGGGCGCGCTCTTCCTATGGGACGGCGGCTCGGCCGAGACCAAGAGCGTGAGCTGGGACGAGTTCCAGCGCCTAGCCAAGCAGGAGTCCTTCAGCAAGATCATCGTCGATCGAGGCGAGCACACCGCTGTAGGGATGCTGCGCCCCAGCCAGTCCGACAGCCTCTACAGCGTAGGCAAGAGCCCCATCTTCGGCCGTGTTCAGCCCGAGCGCACGCGCAGCGTCGAGACCGAGATCCCGAGCGTAGACCGCTTCGACAAGTTCTACGAGGAGCAGGCCATCCGCGCACGCGTACAGTATAAGGAGAGTCGCTCGGGGCTGCTGAGCCTCGTGCTGAACTTCCTCCCGCTGGTCATCATCATTGGCTTCTGGATCATCATGCTGCGCCGCCAGTCCAGTGCTATGGGCGGCGGCATGGGTGGTGCGCTGAGCATCGGCAAGAGTAAGGCCCGCCTCTTCGACAAGGACACCGCCTCGGTGACCTTCAAGGACGTCGCTGGCCTGCACGAGGCCAAGGAGGAGGTCGAGGAGATCGTCCACTTCCTCAAGAACCCGGCTAAGTACACGCAGCTCGGGGGTAAGATCCCCAAGGGAGCCCTTCTAGTCGGCCCTCCAGGGACGGGGAAGACGCTACTAGCCAAGGCTGTGGCGGGCGAGGCGCACGTGCCCTTCTTCTCGCTCGCAGGCTCGGACTTCGTCGAGATGTTCGTCGGCGTCGGCGCCAGCCGTGTACGTGACCTCTTCGAGACGGCCAAGCAGAAGGCCCCCTGCATCATCTTCATCGACGAGATCGACGCCATCGGGCGCGCCCGCGGCCAGAAGAACAGCCTCGGCGGCAACGATGAGCGGGAGAACACGCTCAACCAGCTGCTGACCGAGATGGACGGCTTCGGCACCAATAGCGGTATCATCATCCTGGCGGCCACCAACCGCGCCGAGATCCTCGACCCCGCGCTGCTACGTGCGGGACGCTTCGACCGCCAGATCTACGTAGACCTGCCGGACGTCAACGATCGCAAGGAGATCTTCCTCGTCCACCTACGTCCGCTGAAGATCGACGAGACTGTGGACATCGAGCTACTGGCTCGTCGCACCCCCGGCTTCTCAGGGGCGGACATCGCCAATATCTGTAACGAGGCCGCCCTCATCGCCGCCCGTGCGGGTAAGGACTTCGTCTCCCGCGAAGACTTCATGAACGCCATCGACCGCGTCGTCGGCGGGCTGGAGAAGAAGAACAAGATTACCACCGAGGAGGAGCGCCGCAGCATCGCCCTGCACGAGGCAGGGCACGCCACCGTCAGCTGGCACCTGCGCTATGCCAACCCGCTGGTCAAGGTCACCATCGTCCCCCGCGGTAAGGCTCTCGGCGCCGCCTGGTACCTCCCCGAGGAGCGACAGATCACCACGACCCAGGCCCTACGGGATCAGATATGTGCCACTCTGGCAGGGCGCGCCGCCGAGGAGCTCCTCCTAGGACGCATCTCTACGGGCGCGGCCAACGACCTCGAGCATACGACCAAGATCGCCTATGCTATGGTAGCCTACTACGGCATGAGTGAGCGCCTGCCGAACCTCAACTACTACGACATGCAGAGCGATGGCTATGGCCTCACCAAGCCCTACAGCGACAAGACGGCCGAGCTCATCGACCAGGAGGCCAGCCGCATCGTCCAGGAAGAGTACGACCGTGCTAAGGCCACCATCCTCGCCCATCGCGCTGGCCTCGAGGCTCTTGCCGAGCTGCTGCTGGAGCGCGAGGTCATCTACACCGAGGACGTCGAGCATATCTTCGGCAAGCGTGCCTGGGAGAGCCGCGCCGATGAGCTGATGCGCCTCAATGCCGAGCAGCAGCCCGCACCCTCTACCGAGACGAGCAGCCCCGCCCCAGCCTCCGACACCGACCGAGCCGCGGAGACCGAGCCGCCTGCCCCTAGCGATGTATAG
- a CDS encoding MlaD family protein, which translates to MKFKKEVQIGLLTVLALVLGYIGINYLKGIEIFKKTTTYYAHFDNLNSVTVATPVIVSGFKVGSVREVRFDYNRGYGATVELALDPHVRVSSKSVVKIKMNPLSGSELVLTIDGHDPRTLSDGDTISSVSPAGDLLSIATDQILPAVNNMMPTITQTLVRLDTLLHDKSIDSVLLALKGSSMQLHAMMAALNQSSQSLKPVMDNVHGLTGNLHAFSAQLTQLKLDSMMQHLNETTRQLQQVTAQLRSKDNTAGLLLSDPSLYNRLDSLVNNADRLMRDLKENPKRYVHFSVF; encoded by the coding sequence ATGAAGTTCAAGAAAGAAGTACAGATAGGTCTCCTCACCGTCCTAGCCCTCGTCCTCGGCTACATCGGGATCAACTACCTCAAGGGGATCGAGATCTTCAAGAAGACGACGACCTACTACGCACACTTCGATAACCTCAACAGCGTCACCGTCGCGACGCCCGTCATCGTCAGTGGCTTCAAGGTCGGCTCGGTGCGTGAAGTGCGCTTCGACTACAACCGAGGCTACGGCGCGACCGTAGAGCTAGCGCTGGACCCCCACGTACGCGTCAGCTCCAAGAGCGTCGTCAAGATCAAGATGAACCCTCTGAGTGGCTCCGAGCTCGTCCTCACCATCGACGGCCACGATCCCCGCACCCTCTCCGACGGCGACACCATCTCCAGCGTCTCCCCCGCAGGCGACCTGCTGTCCATAGCGACAGATCAGATCCTCCCCGCCGTCAACAACATGATGCCCACCATCACGCAGACCCTCGTCCGCCTGGACACGCTGCTGCACGACAAGAGTATCGACAGCGTGCTCCTAGCCCTCAAGGGATCCTCCATGCAGCTGCATGCGATGATGGCTGCCCTCAACCAATCCAGCCAGAGCCTCAAGCCCGTGATGGACAACGTGCATGGCCTCACCGGCAACCTCCACGCCTTCAGCGCACAGCTCACCCAGCTCAAGCTCGACTCCATGATGCAGCATCTCAACGAGACGACGCGCCAGCTGCAGCAGGTCACGGCACAGCTCCGCAGCAAGGACAACACGGCAGGGCTCCTGCTCAGCGACCCCAGCCTCTACAACCGTCTGGATAGCCTGGTGAACAATGCCGACCGCCTGATGCGTGACCTCAAGGAGAACCCCAAGCGCTACGTACACTTCTCCGTCTTCTAG
- a CDS encoding dihydrodipicolinate synthase family protein has translation MAHIQGLLVAPFTPFDKNGDVNLEPIARYAEMLHRNGLKGVFINGSSGEGYMLSDEERMLLAEKWVEVAPKDFKVIVHVGSTSVRSAHRLAQHAQKIGAWGIGSMASPFPKVGRIEELVKYCEEIASGAPNLPFYYYHIPVFNGAYLPMTDFLQAVDGRIPNFAGIKFTNENLYEFNQCKLYKDGKYDLLHGLDETLLAGLAACDVQGGISGTANYCGNVLVGVIEAFRAGDLEKARELQNYNQDVINVIARYRGNIVAGKRIMKLMGLDLGGNRTPFRNITDEEEAQIKAELEAIDFFNKGNKL, from the coding sequence ATGGCACATATCCAAGGGCTGCTCGTAGCCCCCTTCACGCCCTTCGACAAGAACGGCGACGTCAATCTCGAGCCTATCGCTCGCTACGCAGAGATGCTGCACCGCAATGGCCTCAAGGGCGTCTTCATCAACGGCTCATCGGGTGAGGGCTACATGCTCAGCGACGAGGAGCGTATGCTCCTAGCCGAGAAGTGGGTCGAGGTAGCACCCAAGGACTTCAAGGTCATCGTCCACGTGGGCAGCACCAGCGTCCGCTCGGCGCATCGTCTGGCACAGCACGCCCAGAAGATCGGTGCCTGGGGGATCGGCTCCATGGCCTCGCCCTTCCCCAAGGTCGGCCGCATCGAGGAGCTCGTCAAGTACTGCGAAGAGATCGCTTCGGGTGCGCCCAATCTCCCCTTCTACTACTACCACATCCCTGTCTTCAACGGCGCCTACCTGCCGATGACGGACTTCCTGCAGGCGGTCGACGGCCGTATCCCCAACTTCGCTGGGATCAAGTTCACCAACGAGAACCTCTATGAGTTCAACCAGTGCAAGCTCTACAAGGACGGCAAGTACGACCTGCTCCACGGCCTCGACGAGACGCTGCTGGCAGGGCTTGCTGCCTGCGACGTACAGGGCGGTATCAGCGGTACGGCCAACTACTGCGGTAATGTGCTGGTAGGCGTCATCGAGGCCTTCCGCGCTGGTGACCTCGAGAAGGCACGTGAGCTGCAGAACTACAATCAGGACGTCATCAACGTCATCGCACGCTACCGCGGCAATATCGTCGCTGGCAAGCGCATCATGAAGCTCATGGGCCTCGACCTCGGGGGCAACCGCACGCCCTTCCGCAACATCACCGACGAGGAGGAGGCACAGATCAAGGCCGAGCTCGAGGCGATCGACTTCTTCAACAAGGGCAACAAGCTCTAG
- a CDS encoding AGE family epimerase/isomerase encodes MSNYLRATRDRYREDLVENILPFWLQHGLDRKHGGIYTCVDRDGTLMDTTKSVWFQGRFAFVASFAYNQIEQRPEWLEAARTTIEFIERHCFDTDGRMFFEVTEDGRGLRRRRYVFSESFAAIAFSEYALASGDKRYAEKAVQLFKDIQRFLTTPGILEPKYTEELQAQGHSIVMILINTASRIREALPDPVLDAQIAESLDKLERYFLHPEYKALLEMVGPNGEFIDSLSGRLINPGHCIETAWFILEEAKYRGGDKHLIELGCKILDWSWDWGWDELYGGIINFRDCKGLPCQDYAQDMKFWWPQTEAVIATLYAYQMTGEERYLKMHRQISDWMYAHLPDHEYGEWYGYLHRDGSVAQPAKGNLFKGPFHIPRMMIKGYQLCSELLAAEER; translated from the coding sequence ATCAGCAACTACCTCCGCGCCACGCGTGACCGCTACCGTGAGGACCTAGTGGAGAATATCCTCCCCTTCTGGCTCCAGCACGGGCTCGACCGCAAGCACGGCGGCATCTACACCTGCGTAGATCGGGATGGGACGCTCATGGACACGACCAAGAGCGTATGGTTCCAGGGCCGCTTCGCCTTCGTCGCCTCCTTCGCCTACAATCAGATCGAGCAGCGCCCCGAGTGGCTCGAGGCCGCCCGTACGACCATCGAGTTCATCGAGCGGCACTGCTTCGACACGGATGGGCGTATGTTCTTCGAGGTCACGGAGGACGGCCGCGGCCTGCGTAGGCGCCGCTATGTCTTCAGTGAGAGCTTCGCGGCCATCGCCTTCAGCGAGTATGCCCTAGCCTCGGGAGACAAGCGCTATGCAGAGAAGGCCGTCCAGCTCTTCAAGGACATCCAGCGCTTCCTCACCACCCCCGGCATCCTCGAGCCCAAGTACACCGAGGAGCTCCAGGCACAGGGTCACTCCATCGTGATGATCCTGATCAATACGGCTAGCCGTATCCGTGAGGCGCTGCCCGACCCTGTGCTGGACGCGCAGATCGCCGAGTCGCTGGACAAGCTGGAGCGCTACTTCCTCCACCCCGAGTACAAGGCGCTGCTGGAGATGGTGGGCCCGAATGGGGAGTTCATCGACAGCCTCAGCGGTCGCCTCATCAACCCTGGGCACTGCATCGAGACGGCTTGGTTCATCCTCGAGGAGGCTAAGTATCGCGGGGGTGACAAGCACCTCATCGAGCTCGGCTGCAAGATCCTAGACTGGTCCTGGGACTGGGGCTGGGACGAGCTCTACGGTGGGATCATCAACTTCCGTGACTGCAAGGGCCTGCCCTGTCAGGACTACGCGCAGGACATGAAGTTCTGGTGGCCACAGACCGAGGCCGTCATCGCCACGCTCTACGCCTATCAGATGACGGGTGAGGAGCGCTACCTGAAGATGCACCGACAGATCAGTGACTGGATGTACGCCCACCTCCCCGACCACGAGTACGGCGAGTGGTACGGCTACCTGCACCGCGATGGCTCGGTGGCGCAGCCTGCCAAGGGCAACCTCTTCAAGGGGCCCTTCCACATCCCCCGCATGATGATCAAGGGCTACCAGCTGTGTAGCGAGCTCCTCGCTGCAGAAGAGCGCTAG
- the efp gene encoding elongation factor P: protein MATTADFRNGMCLDIDGQYYFIVEFLHVKPGKGPAFVRSKLKNIATGRVIDKTWNSGVKVEEVRIERRPYQYLYKDEMGLNFMHPETFEQITIPEAVIDGVQFLKDGDMVEAMVHAATETVLTCELPAHVTLRVTYTEPGLKGDTATNTLKPATVETGAEVRVPLFITEGELITIDTRDGSYVGRVKEA, encoded by the coding sequence ATGGCTACTACAGCAGATTTCCGCAACGGTATGTGCCTCGACATCGACGGGCAGTACTACTTCATCGTCGAGTTCCTCCACGTCAAGCCTGGGAAGGGCCCTGCCTTCGTTCGCTCCAAGCTCAAGAACATCGCCACGGGTCGTGTCATCGACAAGACCTGGAATAGCGGGGTCAAGGTCGAGGAGGTGCGCATCGAGCGCCGCCCCTACCAGTACCTCTACAAGGACGAGATGGGGCTGAACTTCATGCACCCTGAGACCTTCGAGCAGATCACCATCCCCGAGGCAGTCATCGACGGCGTGCAGTTCCTCAAGGACGGCGACATGGTAGAGGCTATGGTACATGCTGCTACGGAGACCGTACTGACCTGCGAGCTGCCCGCCCATGTCACGCTGCGCGTCACCTACACCGAGCCCGGCCTCAAGGGCGATACGGCGACCAACACGCTCAAGCCTGCTACCGTCGAGACGGGTGCTGAGGTACGCGTGCCCCTCTTCATCACCGAGGGCGAGCTGATCACCATCGACACGCGTGACGGATCCTACGTAGGGCGCGTCAAGGAGGCCTAA
- a CDS encoding N-acetylmuramoyl-L-alanine amidase, producing the protein MGLFIFVLGLLCPQWADAQRLFTVVLDAGHGGKDSGTVGNGGKEKDITLAVAKLVGAKIQATHPEVRVLYTRRTDVFVGLQERADFANRNQASMMLSIHVNSAPSKSVYGTETYVLGVAKLANNLSVAMRENKAMLLESDYKTTYRGFDPTSTESYIMFDLMQDAYFNKSIDLANHIQRHYRRSGRYSRGVRQDILWVLSQSAMPSVLTEIGFLSNASEATYMLSAQGQEELASSIAGAFSSYYAAWRGKASPRSARRESATTAPEPEAEPSTQVEDTADSITAHPAKSSSPSPARSERSSSSSSASSSVATKVKEAFKKQPEAKLTEGLHYRVQFLSSPEKIDTKDARFRRFPQPIERQQAGKAYIYLLPACKTKAEAQAQIKALPKAYQDAYIVPYKGSQRLR; encoded by the coding sequence ATGGGGCTCTTCATCTTCGTCCTCGGTCTGCTCTGCCCCCAGTGGGCGGATGCGCAGCGCCTATTCACCGTCGTCCTGGATGCAGGACACGGGGGCAAGGACTCGGGTACCGTAGGCAATGGAGGTAAGGAGAAGGACATCACGCTGGCCGTGGCCAAGCTCGTCGGGGCGAAGATCCAGGCTACCCACCCTGAGGTGCGCGTCCTCTACACGCGCCGTACCGACGTCTTCGTCGGGCTACAGGAGCGTGCGGACTTCGCCAACCGCAACCAAGCCTCGATGATGCTCAGCATCCACGTCAATAGCGCCCCGTCCAAGAGCGTCTACGGCACCGAGACCTACGTCCTCGGCGTCGCCAAGCTCGCCAATAACCTCAGCGTAGCGATGCGCGAGAACAAGGCCATGCTCCTGGAGAGCGACTATAAGACGACCTACCGAGGCTTCGACCCGACCTCGACGGAGAGCTACATCATGTTTGACCTCATGCAGGACGCCTACTTCAACAAGAGTATTGACCTGGCGAACCATATACAGCGGCACTACCGCCGCTCAGGCCGCTACAGCCGCGGCGTGCGTCAGGACATCCTCTGGGTACTCAGCCAGTCCGCTATGCCCAGTGTGCTCACCGAGATCGGCTTCCTCTCCAACGCCAGCGAGGCCACCTACATGCTCTCCGCCCAGGGGCAGGAGGAGCTCGCCAGCTCCATCGCGGGAGCCTTCTCCAGCTACTACGCCGCCTGGCGCGGCAAGGCCAGCCCCCGCAGTGCCCGACGCGAGAGCGCCACGACGGCCCCCGAGCCCGAGGCCGAGCCCAGCACTCAGGTCGAGGATACGGCTGATAGCATCACGGCTCATCCCGCCAAGTCCAGTAGCCCGAGCCCTGCTCGTAGCGAGCGCAGCAGCTCCAGCTCCTCAGCCAGCTCCAGCGTCGCCACAAAGGTCAAGGAGGCCTTCAAGAAGCAGCCCGAGGCCAAGCTCACCGAGGGTCTACACTACCGCGTGCAGTTCCTCTCCTCCCCCGAGAAGATCGACACCAAGGACGCGCGCTTCCGCCGCTTCCCCCAGCCCATCGAACGACAGCAGGCGGGTAAGGCTTATATCTACCTACTACCCGCCTGCAAGACCAAGGCCGAAGCCCAAGCTCAGATCAAAGCGCTACCTAAGGCCTACCAGGATGCCTACATCGTCCCCTACAAGGGCTCGCAGCGCCTGCGCTAG
- a CDS encoding phosphatidate cytidylyltransferase codes for MSNLVKRTIFGALYAALILAALLLGSSSLYLAVFGVLVFLANWEFSNLVSTHRIYPLRRITDAVAAVYLFWTTQCIATEGLGATIYLLPYAAFLLYSLVRSLYSERELMPGDLAKVIFGQIYTGGFLSIAHLLHSSQMSSGYSLLFLAFIAIWVNDSGAYLAGSQLGRHKLFPSLSPNKSWEGFVGGFIASVLVSYFLMEGSLLGLVYGAVISVAATWGDLFESMLKRKAGVKDSGKVIPGHGGILDRIDSLLFVLPFLAFVEWIIYVYQHLHLS; via the coding sequence ATGAGCAATCTAGTCAAGCGCACCATCTTCGGCGCCCTCTACGCAGCCCTCATCCTAGCGGCGCTCCTCCTAGGGAGTAGCTCGCTCTACCTGGCCGTCTTCGGCGTCCTGGTCTTCCTGGCGAACTGGGAGTTCTCCAACCTCGTATCCACGCACCGCATCTACCCCCTGCGTCGCATCACCGACGCCGTGGCTGCGGTCTACCTCTTCTGGACGACGCAGTGCATCGCCACCGAGGGCCTCGGGGCGACGATCTACCTGCTGCCCTACGCTGCCTTCCTCCTCTACTCGCTGGTGCGCAGCCTCTACAGCGAGCGCGAGCTCATGCCGGGCGACCTGGCGAAGGTCATCTTCGGGCAGATCTATACGGGCGGCTTCCTCAGCATCGCCCACCTGCTGCACAGCTCACAGATGAGCAGCGGCTACAGCCTGCTCTTCCTCGCCTTCATCGCCATCTGGGTCAATGACTCGGGCGCCTACCTGGCGGGCTCGCAGCTGGGACGGCACAAGCTCTTCCCCAGCCTATCGCCGAACAAGAGCTGGGAGGGCTTCGTCGGCGGCTTCATCGCCTCCGTCCTCGTCTCCTACTTCCTCATGGAGGGCAGCCTCCTCGGACTCGTCTACGGCGCTGTGATCTCGGTGGCAGCCACCTGGGGCGACCTCTTCGAGTCGATGCTCAAGCGTAAGGCGGGCGTCAAGGACTCGGGTAAGGTGATCCCGGGGCACGGCGGTATCCTCGACCGCATCGATAGTCTGCTCTTCGTCCTGCCCTTCCTGGCCTTCGTCGAGTGGATCATCTACGTCTATCAGCACCTACATCTGAGCTAA
- a CDS encoding glycoside hydrolase family 10 protein yields the protein MHRRYTEARRLLPALLLSLLLLSSCGLSRGRGTKLPDPRQPLKRELRAAWLPTIYRSEYAQLSPYDAADLLLRRVETLHQLGCNALFFQVRAEGDAWYPSTLEPWSKYLTGHQGQAPEEPWDPLELVLEACHERGMELHAWINPYRGASNASTELAPTHPARRYPELFLRYGGQLLMNPGHPQSIPYITSVVKNLVTRYDLDGLHFDDYFYPYPKAGEELQDEETFRAYGLGKGYARGEKARWRRDKVNELIRATRETLLELRPWMRFGVSPFGIYRNASSAPEGSQTAGLQSYDDLSADVLYWAHEGWVDYVVPQVYWNRGHKVADYDVLVPWWAEQLPRTTQLYIGQHVGRTMEGRQLGEKLQLSRHYAQGNVWWPADDLLRNVGGIGDSLSISYQRYPALLPVQHGALGKTKAPAAPSRIWLEDDREGFSLCWEDRHQKDDPESPYLYVVYAFPRGAKASIKDPRYIRQISRSSRYRLTIDELLDGEHQFLVTALNRFWQESKPHKLKIRP from the coding sequence ATGCACCGACGCTACACCGAGGCACGCCGCCTACTGCCTGCGCTCCTTCTGTCGCTGCTGCTCCTCTCCTCCTGCGGCCTCAGCCGCGGGCGTGGGACGAAGCTGCCCGATCCGCGCCAGCCGCTCAAGCGTGAGCTGCGCGCCGCTTGGCTCCCCACGATCTACAGGAGCGAATACGCCCAGCTCAGTCCCTACGATGCGGCCGACCTCCTGCTGCGCCGCGTCGAGACGCTGCACCAGCTCGGCTGCAACGCCCTCTTCTTCCAGGTGCGCGCCGAGGGGGATGCCTGGTACCCCAGCACCCTAGAGCCCTGGAGCAAGTACCTGACGGGGCACCAAGGGCAGGCTCCCGAGGAACCCTGGGACCCGCTGGAGCTGGTCCTCGAGGCCTGCCACGAGCGCGGCATGGAGCTCCACGCCTGGATCAACCCCTATCGCGGAGCCTCCAATGCCTCGACCGAACTAGCGCCGACCCACCCCGCACGCCGCTACCCCGAGCTCTTCCTCCGCTACGGCGGGCAGCTCCTGATGAACCCCGGGCACCCGCAGAGCATCCCCTACATCACCAGCGTCGTCAAGAATCTGGTGACGCGCTACGACCTCGACGGCCTGCACTTCGACGACTACTTCTACCCCTACCCTAAGGCGGGCGAGGAGCTGCAGGACGAGGAGACCTTCCGCGCCTATGGCCTCGGCAAGGGCTACGCCCGCGGTGAGAAGGCGCGCTGGCGTAGGGACAAGGTCAATGAGCTGATCCGCGCTACCCGCGAGACGCTCCTCGAGCTGAGGCCGTGGATGCGCTTCGGGGTAAGCCCCTTCGGCATCTACCGCAATGCCAGCAGCGCCCCTGAGGGCAGCCAGACGGCGGGCCTACAGTCCTACGATGACCTCTCGGCCGACGTCCTCTACTGGGCGCACGAGGGCTGGGTAGACTACGTCGTGCCGCAGGTCTACTGGAACCGCGGGCACAAGGTCGCCGACTACGACGTCCTCGTCCCCTGGTGGGCCGAGCAGCTCCCCCGTACGACGCAGCTCTATATCGGGCAGCACGTGGGGCGCACCATGGAGGGACGCCAGCTCGGGGAGAAGCTCCAGCTGAGCCGCCACTACGCCCAGGGCAATGTATGGTGGCCTGCCGACGACCTCCTGCGGAATGTGGGCGGCATCGGCGACAGTCTCTCCATCAGCTACCAGCGCTACCCAGCGCTCCTGCCCGTACAGCACGGTGCTCTGGGCAAGACGAAGGCACCCGCAGCCCCCAGCCGTATCTGGCTGGAGGACGACCGAGAGGGCTTCAGCCTCTGCTGGGAGGATCGCCATCAGAAGGACGATCCCGAGAGCCCCTACCTCTATGTGGTCTACGCCTTCCCCCGCGGGGCGAAGGCCAGCATCAAGGATCCCCGCTACATCCGTCAGATCTCGCGCAGCAGCCGCTACCGCCTGACGATCGACGAGCTGCTGGACGGGGAGCATCAGTTCCTCGTCACGGCGCTCAACCGCTTCTGGCAGGAGAGCAAGCCCCACAAGCTCAAGATACGTCCCTAG
- a CDS encoding NAD(P)-dependent oxidoreductase, with amino-acid sequence MSSTPRLLITGSSGFIGSHMLREARAAGYELWVAVRAGAQLERLKREGIRYVEVDYYDAEQMRSAFHALSAHYPGEPLWHYVIHNAGITKTARLEEFQEVNAEHTLRLLSALIDLPQPPERFVLMSSLSSYGDIHRDDTPLRADDPQRPTTRYGRSKCLAEHYTEQSGLPFTILLPTGVYGPGDKDYLMSLRGIAGGINAMAGCQTQYLTFVHGADVARAALHVLSRPEAEGERYIVSDGATYTDIEYGRLVQRLLGRRRVLHLRVPLPLLWGVCQLGSLWARLSGKVTPLNRDKYPILAQRNWRCDPSPLLALGWQPRYDLEEGLRDTLEVARAQGLL; translated from the coding sequence ATGAGCAGCACACCCCGCCTACTGATCACCGGCTCCTCGGGCTTCATCGGCAGCCATATGCTGCGCGAGGCTCGGGCTGCCGGCTACGAGCTCTGGGTAGCCGTACGCGCTGGCGCCCAGCTGGAGCGCCTCAAGCGCGAGGGCATACGCTACGTGGAGGTCGACTACTACGACGCCGAGCAGATGCGCTCGGCCTTCCACGCCCTCAGCGCCCACTACCCAGGCGAGCCCCTGTGGCACTACGTCATCCACAACGCGGGCATCACCAAGACGGCACGCCTCGAGGAGTTCCAGGAGGTCAACGCCGAGCATACGCTGCGCCTGCTGTCGGCGCTCATCGACCTGCCGCAGCCGCCCGAGCGCTTCGTCCTGATGAGTAGCCTCAGCAGCTACGGCGACATCCACCGCGACGACACGCCGCTACGCGCTGACGATCCGCAGCGCCCGACGACGCGCTACGGCCGCAGCAAGTGCCTGGCGGAGCACTACACCGAGCAGTCGGGCCTCCCCTTCACCATCCTCCTGCCCACAGGCGTCTACGGCCCTGGGGACAAGGACTACCTGATGTCCCTGCGTGGGATCGCTGGCGGCATCAACGCTATGGCGGGCTGCCAGACGCAGTACCTGACCTTCGTCCACGGCGCCGATGTGGCTCGTGCCGCGCTGCACGTCCTCTCTCGGCCCGAGGCTGAGGGCGAGCGCTACATCGTCTCCGACGGCGCTACCTATACGGATATAGAGTACGGGCGGCTCGTCCAGCGTCTGCTAGGACGCCGCCGCGTGCTGCACCTACGCGTCCCGCTACCGCTGCTGTGGGGCGTCTGTCAGCTCGGCTCGCTCTGGGCGCGGCTCAGCGGAAAGGTCACGCCCCTGAATAGGGACAAGTACCCGATCCTGGCCCAGCGCAACTGGCGCTGCGATCCCTCCCCGCTGCTGGCTCTGGGCTGGCAGCCGCGCTACGACCTCGAGGAAGGTCTCCGAGATACCCTAGAGGTAGCCCGAGCCCAAGGGCTCCTCTAG